CTGAATTGTTAACAAAAAAGAAGTAAGAATTTTATTTTTTGAGGTTTTAAATGAAAAGTTTATCGCTGAATGGTAAATGGCTATTGACCTGGATTTCTCAAAGCGCTATCAAGGGAAAAGACATTCGGACAGTAGAAGATGACAAGAGAAATTGGATTGAAGCTTCCGTGCCCGGCGATGTCCACTTAGACTTAATCAAAGCTGGTTTGATTGAAGAACCCCTTTATGCCAAGAATGCGGAGAAATGCCGTTGGATTGAAGAAAAAGAATGGTGGTATCGCAAAGAATTTTCAATAGATAAAACAGCTAAGTATAAAAGAATAGAGCTTGTTTTTGAAGGACTAGATACTACTGCGGAGATATATCTTAATGGCGAGAAAATAGGCAGGCATAACAATTGTTTTGTGCCTTATGGTATAGATGTAAGTGAAAAAATCCAGGAAGGCGTGAATGTATTAATAATTAAACTTGATTGCGGCCTACTGAAGGCTAAAAATAAACCATTAAGGGAATATGGGCCCAAAGCAGAAAGGCGTATGTGGATTCGTAAGCCGCAGTTTACTTTTAAATGGGATTGGGCTCCGCGGCTTCTTACCTGCGGTATCTGGCGCAGCGTAAAATTAGTTTTCTATGAAGAGGTAGCCATTCGTAATGTCTATTTAAGTTCATTTCTCAAAAAAAATACAGCAGAGCTAACCATAGAGGCTGACCTGGAAAATTTCTTAAACAAAGAGCAAATTTTGAATCTTGATATATCAATAAGAAACGGGACAAGACACTTCCAGAAAGTTTTAATTACTTTGAAGCCGGGATTGAACAAGATAAAAAACAAGATAATATTGAACAAACCCTTGCTCTGGTGGCCCAGGCCTCTGGGGAATCCTCACCTCTATGATTTTTCCTTAAAGGTGGCTAAAGGCCAGCAAATTTTAGATGAGTATGTCTGCCGATACGGCATACGTGAAATAAAGATACTGCAAAACCCCCTGCCCGAGGGTGGAAAATCTTTTACTTTTTTAGTTAATGGAAAAAAAGTTTTTTGCAAAGGAGCAAATTGGGTTCCCGCTGATTCAATTTTTGCCAGAGTAACCAAAGAAAAATATAGAAAACTTATCGAATTAGCTGAAGAAGCTAATTTCAACATGCTTCGCGTGTGGGGCGGCGGGATTTATGAAGATCCTTACTTTTATGAACTTTGTAATGAGAAAGGTATTATGGTCTGGCAGGATTTTATGTTTGCTTGTTCCCTGTATCCGGACAATGATATTGAGTTCTGCCGGGAAATAAAGAGGGAATCTGAACTGGCTGTTAAAGAATTACGTAACCACCCCTGTTTAGTTATCTGGTGCGGTAACAACGAAAATGACTGGATGTTTCATGATAAACATTTTGGACCGGTACGGTTTTTTTATGGAAGGAAAATATATCATCGGCTATTGCGGGAAATCTGTAAGCGATTAGATCCGGGCAGGCCTTATTGGCCCAGCAGTCCTTATGGAGGCAACCATCCCAATAGTGAAAACCAGGGGGACAGGCATAATTGGGATGTTATTAAAGTTGCTGACTATAAAAATTATCAAAAAGACAAGGGTAAGTTTATAAGCGAGTTTGGGGTATTGTCTTGCCCTAATAAATCCAGCCTAAAACACTATTTACCTCAGAATGAACATTATTTAGGTTCTCCTTCCTGGCAGTTCCATAATAACAAATTTGAAAAAGGCACTATTCTTAAAGCGATTTCTATTTTTTTTAAAGACACGAAGAAATTATCTTTAGCAAGATATATTAAACTCTCCCAGCTTTTGCAAGGGGAAGCTTTGAAATTTGCCATTGAAAGCTTCAGGCGCCGTAAATATAATTGCAGCGGCTCCCTGTTTTGGATGTACGCTGATTGCTGCGGAGGGGTTGGTTGGACAATAATTGATTACTATTTAAGCCCGAAACTCAGTTATCATTATGTTAAAAAGGCCTATGAACCTGTTTTGGTTTCAATCAAAGAAGAAAATGATGGTTTTTCCATTTGGCTAATCAATGACACTCTGAGAGAACTGCGCGGAGAACTGGAATACGGTTTACGGGAGCTGGCAGGTAAAAAAAACCAAGAGAGCAAAAGGATTTTTACAAGAGCAGCAGCTAATAGTTCTAAATGCGTGGTGAGAATAAATAAAGACGGAGACTGCGCCAACTGCCATTATTTTGCTAAGTTCAGAGTTAACGGTAAAATAGTAAGTGAAAACAGCCTAAATCCGGCATTAACAAACCTAGTAAAATTTATTGATTAACCGCTTTCAGTGTTGAATTTCTACAAAACGGGATGAATGTGCAGATAAAATTCTAATGAATTTAATCAACCAGCCTAAATTTATATCGTAGCCGTCATTTTTTAGATATTCCCAAATTTCAAATAAGGTCCTTTTACCATTACACAGGAATAATACTAACCGTAATTCTCTATCCACCCCGGAAGCTATAGATATTTCTAATTCTTTTTCTATTTCTTCTTTAGTTTTCTGATCAAAACTTTCCCAGGAAAAGTAGCCAAGGAATTTCCTTTTAGGAACCAGGGCCCTTGCTTCCAGTTCCTCTTTTGCTAAAATAGGTTTTTGTGAAACGTCTTTCTGTTTTATTAACCCGGCTTTTTTATAATATTTCTGCTGTTTTTTGAAATACTGCAGTTCATTTGCAGCAAAGAGCGAAAGATCCTTAGCCATTTGTGATAAATAATCTTTTAACTGGCCCAGGTCCCTATTTTTGACTAATCTGGCAAGCAATCCAAATCCGAGTTTTGTTTTATGTTGTATATGTTTAACTCTGTTTTCTAGTTCTTCTAAATTTTTAAAACTACCGCCGTCAAGTTGTCTGCCGAGAAAATCAATTATTTTTTTCTTTGTTTTTTCGCGCAGAGCGCTTGCAAGCCAAAAAACTTCTTTGAATCCGGCATTTGCAATAAAATAAATGTAAGTGCCGCTTGCTTTGCCTATTTCATATACTGTAGGCAAAGAAATATTTTCTTTCCTGTCAAAGGACGTATGATAAAAAATATCAGGCCATTGGCCTACAGTGGGGATAGGAACATTAATTGCCGGTTCTCCCAAAAGATTATCCGCTTCACAGTAGGACATTTCTTTGTACTTAAAAAGAGAGTTTTCACTGGTAATCCTTGAAAACAGTTTTTCTAACAAAACATCCGTATAACTTAAAGCAAAAGGCGTGCTTTGCATTAAACGGCAGATAGTCCTGTTTGTATTCTGGTCATTGCCCACCATATCTAAATTTATGCCTGCAATAAATTTCCTGAGTTTATTTTCGTTACCCGCAAAATTGTTAACAAAATATTGCAACCCTCTGACTTCGTAACTAAAGATTAAACGGATTCCTCTTTTGGGAACATTTAATTTCTTTTTGTTAACCAGTTCTTTAAGGGCTCGTACAATTTCAAGAGCTAAGGCGCAGCCGGAAGCATTATCGTTGGCGCCTGGCTCGCACAAATGCCCTGTAACAATAATTTCTTCTTTCGTCTTTCCGGGAAATAATCCTGTAGCTAGGGGTAAACTTCCTTTATAGATACGGGTATCTACTTTTGCGAAAACCCTGACTTTCCCGTGCTCTTTTATTAAACTTCTGAGGAATTTCCCTTTTTCAGGGCTTAAAGAAAAACCAAAAACTTTTTTACCATTTTGCCAGCAAGGTATGGTATAATTATGCCATTGAGTTAACTTATCTGAAAAATCACAAAGGGGTGACGGAGTAGATAAAACATCGCTTATTATCCCTACCGCTCCTTTTGAAAATGCCAATTCACTCAATTTTATTCCGTCAGTATTAGTAAAAACTATTTTATTTCGTACGTCCAGAGCTTTATAACTTTCTTCTTTGTCAGCAGAATCAATCAATACTATTTCAGCAGTTATTCCTTTATCGGAAGTTGGAGGGCTGAACATCATTAAAGATTGAGGGTTTTCCTTGTAGCGGGCTAATACCTTATTTTCTATTTTGGGTTCAATTATTTCCAATAATGCGTCTTTTACGTCCCAGGCATTAGGCATTACCAAACCGCCGGGACTTGTCTTTCCATCAGCAGGGTATTCTATTATTCTTGTGTCAGATAACCCAAGCTCGTTCATAATTTTTTCTATTGTCTTTGCAGTCTCATTTATTTTATCAAACGAAAACCAACGGGCAGATTCCCATATACGGCCTATATAACCGTCTATATTGTTCTTGGAAAGTTCCAATTCAATTAAATCCCAGATGTTTTTATACATTTTCTTTAACTCAACTCCTTGCCCCGCTGATTACGAAGACCCTGAATGACACGGGGTTGGGTGAATATTTACGTTTAGTTTTCCTAAAAATAATTATACATAAATAATTAAAATTTTTCAATGCAACAAGTTTTTCAATGCCCGCCTGACAAGTTTTTATTTTTGTTATAGAATGATGTGGAAAATTAAAGTTTGGGAGTTTTTTGGAGAGAAAAATGCGCTTGAAAAAATATTTTAAAAAAACCCTTGACAAAATTACAAACATAGG
Above is a window of Elusimicrobiota bacterium DNA encoding:
- a CDS encoding DUF4910 domain-containing protein, coding for MYKNIWDLIELELSKNNIDGYIGRIWESARWFSFDKINETAKTIEKIMNELGLSDTRIIEYPADGKTSPGGLVMPNAWDVKDALLEIIEPKIENKVLARYKENPQSLMMFSPPTSDKGITAEIVLIDSADKEESYKALDVRNKIVFTNTDGIKLSELAFSKGAVGIISDVLSTPSPLCDFSDKLTQWHNYTIPCWQNGKKVFGFSLSPEKGKFLRSLIKEHGKVRVFAKVDTRIYKGSLPLATGLFPGKTKEEIIVTGHLCEPGANDNASGCALALEIVRALKELVNKKKLNVPKRGIRLIFSYEVRGLQYFVNNFAGNENKLRKFIAGINLDMVGNDQNTNRTICRLMQSTPFALSYTDVLLEKLFSRITSENSLFKYKEMSYCEADNLLGEPAINVPIPTVGQWPDIFYHTSFDRKENISLPTVYEIGKASGTYIYFIANAGFKEVFWLASALREKTKKKIIDFLGRQLDGGSFKNLEELENRVKHIQHKTKLGFGLLARLVKNRDLGQLKDYLSQMAKDLSLFAANELQYFKKQQKYYKKAGLIKQKDVSQKPILAKEELEARALVPKRKFLGYFSWESFDQKTKEEIEKELEISIASGVDRELRLVLFLCNGKRTLFEIWEYLKNDGYDINLGWLIKFIRILSAHSSRFVEIQH